A window of the Limanda limanda chromosome 8, fLimLim1.1, whole genome shotgun sequence genome harbors these coding sequences:
- the th gene encoding tyrosine 3-monooxygenase, with protein sequence MPLSSSSTSSTKSLRRAASELERSDSITSQRFLGRRQSLIEDARKEREAAAAAAEAAEVTEQIVFEEDDGKALLNIFFTLRNSKTPALSRALKVFETFEAKIRHLETRPKRKPRDSVEGLEYLVRCEVHLSDVSTLISSIKRNAEDVKTTKELKFHWFPKRIADLDRCHHLVTKFDPDMDQDHPGFTDPVYRQRRKMIGDIAYRYRHGESIPKVEYTEEEIGTWREVFSTLRDLYSTHACGEYLEAFRLLERHCGYSRDNIPQLEDVSRFLKERTGFQLRPVAGLLSARDFLVSLAFRVFQCTQYIRHASSPMHSPEPDCVHELLGHVPMLADRTFAQFSQNLGLASVGASDEDIEKLSTLYWFTVEYGLCKQNGEVKAYGAGLLSSYGELVHSLSDEPETREFEPEAAAMQPYQDQTYQPVYFVSESFSDAKEKFRTYVAGIKRPFSVRFDPFTSSIEVLDDPLKIQGGLEGVKDELKMLTDALSVLS encoded by the exons ATGCCGCTTTCCAGCAGCTCCACGTCCTCCACGAAGAGCCTCCGCCGAGCAGCATCCGAGCTGGAGCGGTCTGACTCCATCACG TCTCAAAGATTCCTCGGAAGAAGGCAGAGCTTGATCGAGGACGCGCGCAAGGAGCGAGAAGCTGCGGCTGCAGCGGCGGAGGCTGCAGAGGTCACCGAGCAGATCGTGTTCGAGGAAGACGATGGAAAAGCGCTGCTCAACATCTTCTTCACGCTGAGGAACTCCAAGACACCTGCGCTGTCCCGGGCACTGAAGGTTTTCGAG ACGTTCGAAGCAAAGATTCGTCACTTGGAGACGCGACCAAAGAGAAAGCCCAGGGACAGCGTGGAGGGCCTGGAGTACCTGGTCCGCTGCGAGGTGCACCTCTCAGACGTCAGCACTCTCATCAGCTCCATCAAGAGGAACGCAGAGGATGTGAAAACCACCAAAGAACTCAAAT TTCATTGGTTCCCAAAGAGAATAGCAGATTTGGACAGGTGTCATCATCTGGTCACTAAATTTGATCCGGACATGGATCAGGACCATCCT GGCTTCACAGACCCGGTctacagacagaggaggaagatgattgGTGACATTGCCTACAGATACAGACA CGGGGAGTCGATTCCCAAAGTGGAatacacagaggaggagatcgGCACATG GCGAGAAGTCTTCTCGACCTTGAGGGATTTGTACAGCACCCACGCCTGCGGTGAATACCTGGAGGCCTTCCGCCTGCTGGAGAGACATTGTGGGTACAGTCGGGACAACATCCCCCAGCTGGAAGACGTGTCACGCTTCCTTAAAG agcgcaCAGGCTTCCAGCTGCGTCCAGTGGCAGGTCTGCTCTCAGCCAGAGATTTCTTGGTCAGTTTGGCGTTCCGGGTGTTCCAGTGCACCCAGTACATCCGACACGCCTCCTCTCCCATGCACTCACCAGAGCC cGACTGCGTCCATGAGCTCCTGGGACACGTCCCCATGCTGGCCGACCGCACCTTTGCCCAGTTTTCACAG AACCTCGGTCTGGCATCAGTCGGGGCTTCAGATGAAGACATTGAGAAACTGTCCACA CTCTACTGGTTCACCGTGGAGTATGGTTTGTGTAAACAGAATGGTGAGGTGAAGGCTTACGGTGCTGGGCTGCTCTCCTCTTACGGAGAACTTGTG CACTCGCTGTCCGACGAGCCAGAGACGAGGGAGTTCGAACCCGAGGCTGCGGCGATGCAGCCTTATCAAGACCAGACCTACCAGCCCGTCTACTTTGTCTCCGAGAGCTTTTCAGATGCCAAGGAGAAATTCAg GACTTACGTGGCCGGAATCAAGCGTCCCTTCTCGGTGAGGTTCGACCCCTTCACCAGCAGCATCGAGGTCCTGGACGACCCGCTGAAGATCCAGGGAGGCCTGGAGGGAGTGAAGGACGAGCTGAAGATGCTGACAGACGCCCTCAGTGTCTTGTCATGA